Proteins encoded in a region of the Polycladomyces subterraneus genome:
- the ccpA gene encoding catabolite control protein A, with amino-acid sequence MGKKREAVTIYDVAREAGVSMATVSRVVNGNPNVKPATRKKVLETIRNLGYRPNAVARGLASKRTTTVGVIIPDISNAFFAELTRGIEDIANMYHYNIILSNSDNKKEKELQLIETFLEKQVDGLLFLGSEVTDEHRQVFAEAHVPIVLAGTQDPVGDRPSVVIDQVQAAKEATTALIREGHERIGLIGGPLTDPVNGYSRYLGYKQALEENGLPFKEEWVRIGDYRYRSGLEAMRSLLESEQPPTAVFACSDEMAVGALHAVQDAGRSVPEDVSIIGFDDIPLATQVRPLLSTVAVPMYDIGAVAMRLLTKYMNDEPVESPQVVLQYRLELRNSTRIQEL; translated from the coding sequence ATGGGGAAGAAACGAGAAGCAGTTACCATTTATGATGTGGCACGGGAAGCCGGTGTATCAATGGCAACGGTTTCGCGTGTGGTCAATGGAAATCCCAATGTGAAACCCGCTACAAGAAAAAAGGTGTTGGAAACGATCCGCAATTTGGGATATCGCCCCAATGCAGTCGCGCGGGGATTGGCTAGCAAACGGACGACTACCGTAGGGGTGATCATCCCCGACATTTCCAACGCATTTTTTGCCGAGTTGACGCGGGGCATTGAGGATATCGCCAACATGTATCATTACAACATCATCCTGAGTAACTCGGACAACAAAAAGGAAAAAGAATTGCAACTGATCGAGACGTTTTTGGAAAAACAGGTGGACGGTTTGTTGTTCCTCGGCAGTGAAGTGACGGATGAGCATCGGCAGGTCTTTGCCGAAGCACATGTGCCCATCGTATTGGCGGGAACGCAAGATCCTGTCGGTGACCGCCCGTCTGTGGTCATCGATCAGGTGCAGGCAGCCAAGGAAGCGACTACGGCGCTGATCCGGGAAGGACACGAACGCATCGGCTTGATCGGCGGTCCGCTGACCGATCCGGTTAATGGTTATTCCCGTTACTTGGGCTACAAACAGGCATTGGAAGAGAATGGCTTGCCCTTCAAAGAGGAATGGGTCCGCATCGGCGACTATCGTTACCGCTCCGGTTTGGAAGCGATGCGCAGCCTCCTGGAAAGCGAACAACCACCTACCGCTGTATTTGCCTGCAGTGATGAAATGGCTGTAGGAGCTTTACATGCAGTGCAGGATGCCGGTCGATCTGTTCCAGAAGACGTCTCCATTATCGGTTTCGATGATATTCCGCTGGCCACGCAAGTGCGCCCGTTGTTGAGCACGGTGGCCGTGCCGATGTATGACATCGGTGCAGTGGCCATGCGCTTGTTGACCAAGTACATGAACGACGAGCCGGTGGAGAGTCCGCAGGTGGTTTTGCAATATCGGTTGGAGCTGCGCAATTCCACTCGCATTCAAGAACTGTGA
- the tyrS gene encoding tyrosine--tRNA ligase → MSTTEIKPEVQREIDRQLAVIRRGVAEIIPEEELKEKLRQSIETNRPLKVKLGLDPTAPDIHIGHTVVLHKLRQFQELGHIVQLVIGDFTGRIGDPTGKSETRRQLSEEEVKANARTYTDQLFKVLDQSKTEIHFNSTWLSPMTFAEVAELAAKCTVARMLERDDFSKRYHSGQAISVHEFFYPLMQGYDSVALKSDIELGGTDQKFNLLMGRQLQREYGLPEQVIMMMPLLEGLDGVKKMSKSLGNYIGIQEPPQEIYGKAMSIPDELMVKYFELATDLSNEELEKLKKGLADGTIHPRDAKMKLAHTLVRMYHGREAADEAERHFRQVFQQNALPEDIPEVTIAAGQLQDGKIWVVQLLSTLELVASNGEARRMIQQGAVRVNQEKVTDVDQHLPVEDGMVVQVGKRKFAKVKLV, encoded by the coding sequence ATGAGTACGACGGAGATCAAACCGGAAGTTCAACGGGAGATCGATCGGCAATTGGCTGTCATCCGCCGCGGTGTGGCCGAGATTATTCCGGAGGAAGAATTGAAGGAAAAGCTGCGTCAATCCATTGAAACCAACCGGCCGCTCAAGGTGAAATTGGGATTGGACCCCACCGCGCCGGATATCCACATCGGTCATACGGTGGTATTGCACAAGCTGCGTCAGTTCCAGGAGCTGGGCCACATCGTCCAATTGGTGATCGGCGACTTTACGGGACGGATCGGTGATCCGACGGGAAAATCGGAGACACGGCGCCAGTTATCGGAAGAAGAGGTGAAGGCAAATGCCCGAACCTATACCGACCAATTGTTCAAGGTACTGGATCAATCCAAAACGGAAATCCATTTCAACAGTACGTGGCTGTCGCCGATGACATTTGCAGAAGTAGCTGAACTGGCCGCCAAATGCACAGTTGCCCGGATGCTGGAGCGGGACGATTTCTCCAAGCGGTATCACAGCGGCCAGGCGATCAGCGTGCATGAATTTTTCTATCCGCTGATGCAGGGTTATGATTCGGTCGCGCTGAAAAGCGACATCGAACTGGGGGGAACGGACCAAAAGTTCAACCTGCTGATGGGCCGTCAACTCCAACGAGAATACGGTCTGCCCGAACAAGTAATCATGATGATGCCGTTGTTGGAGGGCTTGGACGGCGTCAAAAAGATGAGCAAAAGTTTGGGTAACTACATCGGCATCCAGGAACCGCCGCAGGAAATTTACGGAAAAGCCATGTCCATCCCCGACGAATTGATGGTGAAATACTTCGAGTTGGCGACTGATCTGTCCAATGAAGAGTTGGAGAAGCTGAAAAAAGGGCTGGCCGACGGAACCATTCATCCACGGGACGCCAAAATGAAGCTGGCCCATACCCTGGTACGCATGTATCACGGACGGGAGGCCGCTGATGAGGCTGAACGCCATTTCCGCCAAGTGTTTCAGCAAAATGCCTTGCCGGAGGATATCCCTGAAGTGACGATCGCGGCGGGTCAACTTCAAGACGGCAAGATTTGGGTGGTGCAACTGCTTTCCACCTTGGAGCTGGTTGCGTCGAATGGAGAAGCGCGTCGGATGATCCAGCAGGGTGCGGTTCGCGTCAACCAGGAAAAAGTGACAGATGTCGATCAGCATCTTCCCGTTGAAGATGGTATGGTGGTACAGGTGGGAAAACGCAAATTTGCTAAAGTGAAGTTGGTTTAA
- a CDS encoding anti-sigma factor family protein gives MSCRDMDQLIQLYVDREIEEADRMRLKSHVAECADCKRDLQDMIALVDTLENIRIKARAPHSAGGLSLFRWVAVGISIFLLAYIPYHGDHDQAPVSSLSVSSISVAQNGDEKTVDPEYTILATSADTIRIPHRDTVRILTPDQWPTRISSATALVYPGALRFLIEQTGSDWYKQVDRLILIKVPDADTLQMLLKRVGEEWDGFTGHDTVQFPTSVVITPGERPKVQFFSSPAQDQDILQWANHLIRNH, from the coding sequence ATGTCTTGCAGGGACATGGATCAGCTCATTCAGCTATACGTGGACCGGGAAATCGAGGAAGCCGACCGTATGCGTCTGAAGTCCCACGTAGCGGAGTGTGCTGATTGCAAACGGGACCTGCAGGATATGATCGCACTGGTCGACACGCTGGAAAACATCCGGATCAAAGCCCGGGCTCCCCATTCAGCAGGCGGGCTCTCGCTGTTCAGATGGGTGGCGGTGGGCATATCGATATTCCTGTTGGCCTATATTCCGTATCACGGTGATCATGACCAAGCACCCGTATCATCCCTTTCCGTGTCTTCCATCAGTGTAGCGCAGAATGGAGATGAGAAAACGGTTGACCCCGAATACACCATCTTGGCGACATCTGCCGATACCATCCGTATCCCGCATCGGGATACCGTTCGGATTCTCACACCGGATCAATGGCCGACTCGTATCTCATCCGCGACGGCTCTGGTGTATCCCGGCGCTTTGCGTTTCCTGATTGAACAGACGGGATCGGATTGGTACAAGCAAGTGGACCGGTTGATTTTGATCAAAGTGCCCGATGCTGACACATTGCAGATGCTGTTGAAACGCGTGGGAGAAGAATGGGATGGATTCACGGGCCATGATACCGTCCAGTTTCCCACTTCTGTCGTCATTACGCCGGGGGAACGGCCCAAGGTGCAATTTTTCTCCTCTCCTGCCCAGGACCAAGATATCTTACAATGGGCAAATCATTTAATCCGTAATCATTGA
- the acsA gene encoding acetate--CoA ligase, producing the protein MKMMETERLAVTVKEANLPDYEKTAREFDWKEAEKAFSWYETGKVNAAYEAIDRHAESEERKNKLALIYSDPDREERYTFAEMKEQSNRFGNVLRKIGVQKGDRVFIFMPRTPELYFSFLGAIKIGAIIGPLFEAFMEAAVRDRLENSEAVALVTTPALLPRVPVDELPALKHIILVGAQGELPEGYYDFHKEMASASPELDIEWVDREDGMLIHYTSGSTGKPKGVYHVHNAMIQHYQTGKWVLDFKEDDVYWCTADPGWVTGTSYGIFAPWLNGVTNVVRGGRFSPDDWYQTIEKYRVTVWYSAPTAFRMLMAAGDDVVKKYDLSSLRHVLSVGEPLNPEVIRWGMKVYNQRIHDTWWMTETGAILIANYPSMEIKPGSMGRPIPGVQAAIIDDNGNELPPYQMGNLAIRTPWPSMMRAIWKNPEKYQEYFRIPGWYISGDSAYMDEEGYFWFQGRLDDVIVTGGKNVGPFEVESKLVEHPAVAEAGVIGKPDPVRGQIIKAFVALRAGYQPSEELKEEIRTYVKEKLAAHAAPREIEFKDKLPKTRSGKIMRRVLKAWELGLPTGDLSTMED; encoded by the coding sequence ATGAAAATGATGGAGACAGAACGCCTGGCTGTGACGGTGAAGGAAGCCAACCTGCCAGACTACGAAAAGACCGCTCGCGAATTTGATTGGAAGGAAGCAGAAAAGGCCTTTTCCTGGTACGAGACGGGTAAGGTGAACGCTGCTTACGAGGCGATTGATCGTCACGCCGAGTCAGAAGAAAGAAAAAACAAATTGGCGCTGATCTACAGCGATCCCGACCGTGAGGAGCGCTATACCTTTGCTGAGATGAAGGAGCAATCCAATCGTTTTGGAAACGTACTCCGAAAAATCGGTGTTCAAAAGGGAGACCGTGTCTTCATCTTCATGCCCCGCACTCCGGAATTATATTTTAGCTTTTTGGGAGCGATCAAAATCGGGGCTATCATAGGCCCATTGTTTGAAGCTTTTATGGAGGCTGCTGTTCGTGATCGGTTGGAAAACAGCGAAGCGGTCGCCCTGGTGACGACTCCTGCTTTGTTGCCGCGTGTTCCGGTGGATGAGCTGCCAGCACTCAAGCACATCATACTGGTGGGGGCGCAGGGGGAACTGCCGGAGGGCTATTATGATTTTCACAAGGAAATGGCAAGTGCCTCACCGGAACTGGACATTGAGTGGGTAGACCGCGAGGACGGGATGCTGATTCACTACACTTCCGGGTCGACCGGGAAACCCAAGGGAGTGTATCATGTCCATAATGCCATGATCCAGCATTACCAGACAGGCAAATGGGTGCTGGATTTCAAAGAGGACGACGTGTATTGGTGCACAGCGGACCCCGGTTGGGTGACGGGTACATCCTACGGCATCTTCGCCCCGTGGCTCAACGGGGTCACCAACGTCGTGCGTGGCGGACGTTTCAGCCCGGATGATTGGTACCAGACGATTGAAAAGTACCGGGTGACCGTGTGGTATAGTGCGCCGACGGCTTTCCGTATGTTGATGGCGGCGGGGGACGATGTGGTAAAAAAATACGACCTCTCCTCCCTGCGCCATGTACTGAGCGTGGGTGAGCCGCTGAACCCCGAAGTGATCCGTTGGGGGATGAAGGTGTACAATCAACGGATCCACGACACATGGTGGATGACCGAGACCGGCGCCATTTTGATCGCCAACTACCCGTCGATGGAGATCAAGCCAGGCTCCATGGGACGGCCGATTCCCGGCGTGCAGGCGGCGATCATCGACGACAATGGCAACGAATTACCGCCCTACCAGATGGGGAATCTGGCCATCCGCACACCGTGGCCGTCCATGATGCGCGCCATTTGGAAAAACCCGGAGAAATACCAAGAGTATTTCCGCATTCCGGGATGGTACATCTCAGGTGACTCCGCCTACATGGACGAAGAGGGATATTTCTGGTTCCAGGGACGATTGGATGACGTGATCGTCACCGGCGGAAAAAATGTGGGACCGTTCGAAGTGGAAAGCAAGCTGGTGGAACATCCGGCGGTGGCGGAGGCGGGTGTCATCGGGAAACCGGATCCCGTCCGGGGACAGATCATCAAGGCGTTTGTGGCACTCCGGGCGGGATATCAGCCCTCGGAAGAGCTGAAAGAGGAGATCCGGACATATGTGAAGGAGAAATTGGCGGCTCACGCGGCCCCGCGCGAAATCGAATTCAAGGACAAACTGCCTAAAACGCGCAGTGGAAAGATCATGCGCCGTGTGCTCAAAGCTTGGGAATTGGGATTGCCCACCGGCGACCTGTCAACGATGGAAGACTGA
- the ytxJ gene encoding bacillithiol system redox-active protein YtxJ — translation MSELPLITSEEQWESWLEESRKQPLLLLKHSTQCPISAEAFEAFRTFASTSQAKSVRIGVVTVIEHRPVSNAIAERLQVKHESPQALLIKDGKAVWHASHWNVTQESLAQAVAAHT, via the coding sequence ATGAGCGAGTTGCCGTTGATTACATCGGAGGAACAATGGGAGTCTTGGTTGGAAGAATCCCGGAAACAGCCGCTTTTGTTGTTGAAACACAGTACCCAATGCCCGATCAGTGCCGAAGCATTTGAAGCGTTTCGCACTTTTGCCAGCACCTCGCAGGCCAAATCCGTTCGTATAGGCGTGGTCACCGTAATCGAACATCGTCCAGTCTCCAACGCCATCGCTGAACGGCTGCAAGTCAAACATGAATCACCGCAAGCGCTGCTCATTAAGGATGGAAAAGCAGTCTGGCACGCTTCTCATTGGAACGTGACGCAAGAAAGTCTGGCACAAGCAGTAGCCGCACACACCTGA
- a CDS encoding bifunctional 3-deoxy-7-phosphoheptulonate synthase/chorismate mutase: protein MSHQQIEKLRQKLDEINLQLLQIINERASVVKEIGEIKKRYGVQKFDPIREKDMLERIVQHNEGPFDDNTVRHLFKQIFKASLSLLEDDHKKALLVSRKRQSKDTVVMVGDFPVGGERNVMVAGPCSVESEEQVRQVAQTMRKLGIRLIRGGAYKPRTSPYDFQGLGEEGLKILRRVADEFGLKVVSEIVHPADIEMATQYVDVIQIGARNMQNFELLKAAGSVRKPVLLKRGLAATLEEFLFAAEYIVSRGNTQVILCERGIRTYEKWTRNTLDISAVPILKQESHLPVLVDISHSTGRRDILLPIAKAALAAGADGIMVEAHPEPSVALSDAQQQINLAQLEELLKQLRQTYDLV from the coding sequence TTGAGTCACCAACAGATTGAAAAGTTGAGGCAGAAGCTGGACGAGATCAACTTGCAACTGCTTCAAATCATCAATGAACGTGCGTCAGTGGTGAAGGAAATCGGGGAAATCAAAAAACGATACGGTGTTCAAAAGTTCGATCCGATTCGGGAAAAAGACATGTTGGAACGGATTGTGCAACATAACGAGGGACCGTTTGACGACAATACCGTCCGCCATCTGTTCAAGCAGATTTTCAAAGCTTCCTTGAGCCTGCTGGAAGATGACCACAAAAAGGCATTGTTGGTCAGCCGGAAGCGCCAGTCGAAAGACACCGTCGTCATGGTGGGCGATTTTCCGGTCGGCGGGGAGCGAAACGTCATGGTGGCGGGACCTTGCTCGGTTGAATCAGAGGAACAAGTTCGGCAAGTGGCGCAGACGATGCGCAAACTGGGGATTCGCCTCATCCGTGGCGGTGCGTACAAACCGCGTACGTCTCCCTACGACTTTCAGGGCTTGGGAGAAGAGGGATTGAAAATCCTGCGCCGGGTGGCGGATGAATTCGGCTTAAAAGTGGTCAGTGAAATTGTTCACCCGGCCGATATCGAGATGGCGACTCAGTATGTAGATGTGATCCAGATCGGTGCACGCAATATGCAGAACTTTGAGCTCTTGAAAGCGGCAGGCTCTGTTCGTAAGCCCGTGTTGTTGAAACGTGGCTTGGCGGCGACACTGGAGGAATTCCTGTTTGCGGCAGAATATATTGTCTCCCGCGGCAACACACAGGTGATCCTATGCGAACGCGGCATTCGTACTTATGAGAAATGGACGCGAAATACGCTGGACATTTCGGCTGTTCCCATTTTGAAACAAGAAAGCCATCTGCCCGTGTTGGTGGACATCAGTCACTCCACCGGCCGGCGTGATATCCTGTTGCCTATCGCCAAAGCGGCATTAGCTGCGGGAGCGGATGGGATCATGGTGGAGGCGCATCCAGAGCCTTCGGTAGCGTTGTCGGATGCGCAACAGCAAATCAATCTCGCGCAACTGGAAGAATTGCTGAAACAATTGCGTCAAACGTACGATTTAGTGTGA
- a CDS encoding RNA polymerase sigma factor: protein MSSKEMRVSSRKLVADDFMERLQQHRRYLYHIAYRLTGNPEDAKDLTQETIWQAHRKSNKYVYEKSLKAWLRTMMTNRFRDQKRKKSLKLVALEDAFIHSEPPPTTSMASVEEQVEQRLLLERVKEEIQNLPEIYRRVIVLRHFYSLSYTEISKELEIPEGTVKTQLFRARKMLKERLSKKE, encoded by the coding sequence ATGAGCTCAAAGGAAATGCGAGTCTCTTCACGGAAGTTGGTGGCGGATGACTTTATGGAGCGCCTGCAACAACACCGGCGTTACCTGTATCATATCGCCTACCGACTGACGGGAAACCCCGAAGACGCCAAAGACCTGACGCAGGAGACGATCTGGCAGGCACATCGCAAATCCAATAAATACGTATATGAAAAGTCGCTGAAAGCATGGTTGCGTACGATGATGACCAATCGTTTCCGGGACCAAAAACGGAAAAAAAGTTTGAAGTTGGTCGCGCTGGAAGACGCGTTTATACATTCAGAACCTCCTCCGACCACCAGCATGGCCTCGGTGGAGGAGCAAGTGGAACAGCGTTTGCTTCTGGAACGGGTGAAAGAGGAGATTCAAAATCTACCCGAGATTTATCGTCGCGTGATCGTATTGCGTCATTTTTACTCCCTGTCATATACTGAGATCAGTAAAGAATTGGAGATCCCGGAGGGAACAGTCAAAACACAGCTGTTTCGTGCGCGGAAGATGTTGAAAGAGCGATTGTCGAAAAAAGAGTAA
- a CDS encoding alpha/beta hydrolase — translation MATFLLLHSPFVGPATWNWVAQVLKQRKIPAIVPILRHRKDEPPYWKQHVDQVVTALEHLTPKEPIILAAHSGAGVLIPAVADAIQQPVIGSIFVDALIPQDGKSRLDLYNTKEAADEFRRQARDGMIPPWTEDDLKTAIPAPSVRRAFVAQLYATPLAMYEEAIPVPDGWPDHPCVYWKWTEHYESQRQIAEQAGWRCIDTKVGHFYLLQEPEVVADQLVEIGNDLLQQAGLDTF, via the coding sequence ATGGCCACTTTTTTGCTGTTGCACAGTCCCTTCGTCGGCCCTGCCACCTGGAACTGGGTCGCGCAAGTGTTGAAACAGCGGAAGATTCCCGCCATCGTTCCGATTTTGCGGCATCGAAAAGACGAACCCCCGTATTGGAAACAACATGTGGATCAAGTCGTGACGGCCTTGGAACATCTCACGCCCAAAGAGCCGATCATTCTGGCGGCACACAGCGGTGCAGGCGTGCTGATCCCGGCTGTGGCCGACGCCATCCAACAACCGGTGATTGGGTCCATTTTTGTCGACGCTCTCATTCCTCAAGACGGGAAAAGCCGATTGGATTTGTACAATACAAAAGAAGCGGCGGACGAATTCCGCCGGCAAGCACGGGACGGCATGATTCCACCGTGGACCGAAGATGATCTGAAGACGGCGATCCCGGCACCTTCCGTCCGTCGCGCCTTTGTGGCCCAATTGTACGCGACGCCGCTCGCCATGTACGAAGAGGCCATCCCCGTACCAGACGGTTGGCCTGATCATCCTTGCGTCTACTGGAAATGGACGGAACACTACGAATCGCAACGCCAAATCGCAGAGCAAGCAGGCTGGCGCTGTATCGACACAAAAGTCGGCCACTTTTACCTGTTGCAGGAACCTGAAGTGGTTGCTGATCAACTGGTGGAAATCGGCAATGATTTGTTGCAGCAAGCCGGTTTGGACACGTTTTGA
- a CDS encoding transglycosylase domain-containing protein, giving the protein MEHRGSPSSPAEKRRSLGFRIFKGFLYTLFFALILVLTLSVGAAGVVAGYVASLVKDQPVLSKADFEKKLSGWSQNSQAFFRDGQLIGQLRGDENRKLVTVEQVSPYLIKAFIATEDQQFYQHHGVVPKALFRAALQQALHSSVTTGGSTITQQVVKNTILQDQSQTHERKAREIFIALRMERMFSKKDILNAYLNSTYYGKDPNGRNMLGVEAAAKGIFDVSAKDLNLAQAAYIAGMVQRPNAYNPFFADDGSTLKAGEKRMKVVLNRMLKTHKITKKEYDQALAFNLQASLAKPKPSAYEKYRYVMDAVEKQAAEALMKVDGLDPAQLKKQGKYWATMEEYRKRVLTGGYHIQTTLDKNLLDTMEQATKRIPFARPADIRVWEGPKGHRKLVVKKNQLQQVGATLIDVKTGALLAFVGGRETNVNHALDYPRQPGSTIKPLLDYGPALDLGLITPDTKIKDEELKAADGTGKTYRNANKKYAGDVTARQALAQSLNIPAIKVFRMVGKERAFSYLEKMGFRFHPYDGEASAIGGLTYGFTVQRMTAGYAALANHGQFNEPYMIQKITDSSGKVVYEHKQNPVQVYSPNAAYTTTDMLRDVIKNGTGKLIGQRIRGYDIAGKSGTTQNKYDVWFIGYSPRVALGVWVGYDYNKKMYNDTVAKEAWATYFKAIMQADPNLQPKGERFVALGALKNDEIY; this is encoded by the coding sequence ATGGAACACCGTGGTTCTCCTTCATCCCCGGCGGAAAAAAGAAGGTCGCTGGGGTTCCGGATTTTCAAGGGCTTTCTCTATACTTTATTTTTCGCTCTGATCCTGGTGCTCACGTTGTCGGTTGGTGCCGCAGGTGTCGTCGCGGGTTATGTCGCCTCGCTGGTCAAAGATCAACCAGTGCTGAGCAAGGCCGACTTTGAGAAGAAATTATCGGGATGGTCTCAAAACAGCCAAGCGTTTTTCCGTGATGGGCAACTGATCGGACAACTCAGGGGGGACGAAAATCGGAAATTAGTCACTGTGGAGCAAGTGAGCCCCTATCTGATCAAGGCCTTCATTGCAACGGAAGATCAACAGTTCTACCAACATCACGGGGTTGTTCCCAAAGCGCTTTTCCGAGCAGCCCTGCAGCAGGCGTTGCACAGCTCGGTGACTACCGGCGGCAGCACGATTACGCAGCAGGTCGTCAAAAACACCATTTTGCAAGACCAATCGCAAACCCATGAGCGCAAGGCGCGGGAAATCTTCATCGCGTTACGCATGGAAAGGATGTTCAGCAAAAAGGACATCCTAAACGCGTATTTGAACAGCACATACTACGGAAAAGATCCCAACGGCCGCAATATGTTGGGAGTAGAAGCTGCGGCTAAGGGGATCTTTGACGTCAGCGCCAAAGATCTCAATTTGGCACAAGCCGCCTACATAGCGGGGATGGTCCAACGGCCCAACGCATACAACCCGTTCTTCGCTGACGACGGTTCCACACTGAAAGCCGGGGAAAAGCGCATGAAGGTTGTACTGAACCGGATGCTGAAAACCCACAAGATCACCAAGAAGGAATACGACCAAGCGTTGGCGTTTAATCTGCAGGCCTCACTGGCCAAACCGAAACCCAGCGCATATGAGAAGTACCGGTATGTGATGGACGCGGTCGAAAAACAAGCGGCTGAAGCTCTCATGAAGGTAGATGGTCTGGATCCGGCTCAGCTGAAAAAGCAGGGCAAGTATTGGGCCACAATGGAAGAATACCGAAAACGGGTGTTGACGGGTGGATACCATATCCAAACGACCCTTGACAAAAACCTGTTGGATACGATGGAACAGGCCACCAAGCGGATACCGTTCGCTCGTCCGGCCGACATTCGGGTGTGGGAGGGGCCTAAAGGCCACCGAAAATTGGTCGTGAAAAAGAACCAACTGCAACAGGTCGGCGCCACGTTGATCGATGTGAAAACGGGGGCGTTGCTGGCATTCGTCGGCGGACGGGAGACCAATGTGAATCACGCGCTGGACTATCCGCGTCAACCCGGTTCTACGATAAAACCCTTGTTGGATTACGGACCGGCGCTCGATCTCGGTCTGATCACACCAGACACGAAGATCAAAGATGAAGAACTGAAAGCAGCGGACGGTACAGGAAAAACCTATCGAAACGCCAACAAAAAATATGCGGGTGACGTGACGGCCCGCCAAGCATTGGCCCAATCACTCAACATCCCGGCCATCAAGGTGTTCAGGATGGTAGGAAAGGAGCGCGCCTTTAGCTATTTGGAGAAAATGGGCTTCCGCTTCCATCCGTACGACGGAGAAGCTTCCGCCATTGGCGGGCTTACCTACGGATTCACGGTACAGCGCATGACTGCGGGATATGCGGCTCTGGCCAATCACGGTCAATTCAACGAGCCGTACATGATTCAAAAAATCACCGACTCCTCCGGGAAAGTGGTGTATGAACACAAACAGAATCCGGTACAGGTTTATTCTCCGAATGCTGCTTACACTACCACTGACATGTTGCGAGATGTGATCAAAAACGGCACAGGAAAACTGATCGGTCAACGGATCCGCGGTTACGACATCGCCGGCAAATCGGGAACCACGCAAAATAAATACGACGTATGGTTTATTGGATATTCCCCCCGCGTGGCGTTGGGCGTATGGGTCGGATACGACTACAACAAAAAGATGTATAACGATACAGTCGCGAAGGAAGCATGGGCCACTTATTTCAAGGCAATCATGCAGGCTGACCCCAATCTTCAACCCAAGGGCGAACGTTTTGTCGCCCTGGGCGCGCTGAAAAATGACGAAATATACTAA
- a CDS encoding 5'-methylthioadenosine/adenosylhomocysteine nucleosidase — MTIGVIGAMEEEVALFLEEMETEQVEEYAGIRYHRGRLAGADAVVCKSGVGKVNAAICTQILIDRFNVKAIVFTGVAGALHPDLDIGDLVISTSCQQHDMDVTALGFAPGQIPFQAVSVFPADERLIRLAEEAARRAADVKTVKGKVLSGDQFISSSEKVAELREKWEGVCVEMEGAAVAHVCYANRVPYVVIRSMSDRADHSANVNFAEFTKLAAERSCAIVREMLNRWNG, encoded by the coding sequence TTGACAATTGGCGTGATCGGGGCGATGGAGGAAGAGGTCGCCCTGTTTCTGGAGGAAATGGAAACGGAACAAGTAGAAGAGTATGCTGGCATCCGTTATCACCGGGGTCGATTGGCCGGTGCAGACGCCGTAGTGTGCAAGTCAGGCGTGGGCAAAGTGAATGCGGCGATCTGCACGCAAATCCTGATCGACCGATTCAATGTGAAAGCGATCGTTTTTACCGGTGTGGCGGGGGCATTGCACCCGGATCTGGACATCGGGGATTTGGTGATTTCCACGTCATGTCAACAACATGATATGGATGTCACGGCGTTGGGTTTTGCCCCCGGTCAAATCCCGTTCCAGGCGGTCTCGGTCTTTCCCGCCGATGAACGTTTGATACGGTTGGCTGAGGAAGCGGCCCGACGGGCGGCAGATGTCAAAACGGTCAAAGGAAAAGTGTTGTCCGGTGATCAATTCATCTCCAGCTCGGAAAAAGTGGCCGAACTGCGCGAAAAATGGGAGGGCGTCTGCGTGGAGATGGAAGGGGCCGCTGTGGCCCACGTTTGCTACGCAAACCGAGTTCCCTACGTCGTGATCCGCTCCATGTCCGACAGGGCGGATCATTCGGCCAACGTCAACTTTGCCGAATTTACGAAGCTGGCCGCTGAACGATCCTGCGCAATCGTGCGGGAGATGTTGAACCGGTGGAACGGATAG